A genomic stretch from Fusarium musae strain F31 chromosome 9, whole genome shotgun sequence includes:
- a CDS encoding hypothetical protein (EggNog:ENOG41) — MAELAALGVAASVLQVVDYGTRFLTTLYQVRQSKGDFLNNLQSLHNSSSNLRDAQHELRAISLPGTSTDAAISSLAKKSEAVAKEILDSLKRIEENSHGRKRDAVIKTWLIILKEDKLKGLEGRLTEVKADLTFYLSVNLRATARETLENQMQMLQEMRDIRVDFKAIGDATSANEVQAGFGSLAIEYLTGGLHERQKLKSEFIDALIARIHNSEAKVPPDSSSIQLSPQRRQHLEHIFISRVRYDTIQERELTIKEAHKGTFRWIFNDNKAGASPIGFKEWLASDGSLYWITGKPGSGKSTLMKYLLQPIDESSNENRCNEYLQHWAGDQKLTIATFHFWAIGSDIQASKEGLLRTLLVQLFRANPEVIPLVASSRWESLCLFNEDPRRLSQDELEDMFRHAVKHISSRAKLALFIDGLDEFDGDCNVLISLVQECIASPIKICISSRPWTEFENAFGDYPRLKMEDLTHDDITKYVVSKFEVNSQFTRFQKLHPQFAGALSHSIADKARGVFLWVTIVVASLLAGMVAGDRVEDIENRLDLLPSEMDDLYGRIIESIDPLYREHAAQLFKLVNTCREPSLRLLWYADEVRFLDRTIDEDPNAVPLEDMIGRLEDMRRRIVSRCRGLLEVHENTRPIPLYDHNGVKQPCDPAKPDGGDVVYLHRTFKEFLRRLDTQQKLDSYLTTPYDSGLRISAAYVSLAKLWMRSKAQTKDGTYPFQIFVILSLDYAGDALPSSRSDVVRLLDHLRENCASLCQFKYKDHRFRDPKGEWQRKLTEIEVSDYCSDPNQEFLCLATVMCAGEYIRAKADRNGLVMIAKRNPSQEHLKLRALWWRIQGNPERLNVSLLSLVRLTDTRSASVIKLLLDQGAKPNKMIKQIGFRRSAWEELLAGAIAHIERNLKEVDSQVTECVHLMLERGAKVTVGTVETAIKISKECSVPRYLIWLTINRHQRQAKVRRNASLDIVYAQLKVMKKDREAPFRIT; from the coding sequence aTGGCTGAACTTGCTGCACTCGGCGTCGCAGCCAGTGTACTTCAGGTTGTCGATTACGGCACCCGCTTCCTCACCACGCTATACCAAGTCAGACAATCGAAAGGTGACTTTCTTAACAATCTTCAAAGCTTACACAACTCGTCGAGCAATCTCAGGGATGCCCAGCATGAGCTTCGTGCGATTTCACTCCCCGGGACCAGCACAGATGCAGCGATATCGTCTCTCGCCAAGAAGAGTGAAGCGGTTGCAAAAGAAATCCTTGACTCGTTGAAGCGCATCGAGGAAAATAGCCACGGACGGAAGCGCGACGCGGTGATCAAAACATGGCTGATCATCTTGAAGGAGGACAAATTGAAAGGCCTGGAAGGCAGACTGACAGAGGTCAAGGCAGACCTGACGTTCTACCTATCCGTCAATTTGAGAGCTACGGCACGAGAGACTCTGGAGAACCAGATGCAGATGTTGCAGGAGATGCGTGACATACGAGTAGACTTTAAAGCGATCGGAGACGCTACGAGTGCAAACGAAGTTCAAGCAGGCTTCGGCTCGTTAGCCATTGAGTATCTTACCGGCGGCTTACATGAGCGCCAGAAGCTTAAGTCCGAGTTCATAGATGCATTGATCGCTCGTATCCACAATTCTGAGGCCAAGGTGCCACCAGATTCATCGAGCATCCAACTATCACCACAGAGGCGACAACATTTGGAACACATTTTTATCTCGAGAGTCCGATATGATACCATACAAGAGAGAGAACTCACGATAAAGGAAGCCCACAAGGGAACATTTCGCTGGATCTTCAATGACAATAAGGCTGGGGCTTCACCGATTGGCTTCAAAGAGTGGCTTGCATCCGACGGTAGCCTCTACTGGATCACCGGAAAGCCAGGCTCAGGAAAGTCTACGCTGATGAAGTACCTCCTTCAACCTATTGACGAATCGAGCAATGAGAACAGATGCAACGAATACTTGCAACACTGGGCAGGAGACCAGAAGCTCACGATTGCCACGTTCCATTTCTGGGCCATTGGATCAGACATACAGGCGAGTAAAGAAGGATTGCTTCGGACCCTGCTTGTTCAGCTTTTTCGCGCGAATCCAGAGGTCATTCCACTTGTTGCTTCGTCGCGTTGGGAATCTTTGTGCCTTTTTAATGAAGACCCCAGGCGCTTGAGCCAAGATGAATTGGAGGATATGTTTCGCCATGCAGTAAAACATATCAGCTCCCGAGCAAAGCTTGCACTATTTATCGATGGCTTGGATGAGTTTGACGGTGATTGCAATGTTCTTATATCCCTGGTACAGGAGTGCATCGCGTCCCCAATCAAGATTTGCATCTCGAGCCGTCCTTGGACAGAGTTTGAGAATGCTTTCGGAGACTATCCCAGGCTAAAGATGGAAGACCTGACACATGACGACATCACAAAATATGTCGTTTCTAAATTTGAGGTAAATTCTCAATTTACAAGGTTCCAGAAGCTACATCCTCAATTTGCTGGTGCTTTGAGCCACTCGATCGCCGACAAAGCGAGGGGTGTTTTTTTATGGGTTACCATTGTTGTCGCGTCGCTCTTGGCTGGGATGGTGGCTGGCGACCGCgttgaagatatcgagaATCGACTCGATCTGCTGCCATCAGAAATGGATGACCTCTATGGAAGAATCATCGAAAGCATTGATCCTCTCTATCGCGAACATGCCGCTCAGCTCTTCAAGCTAGTCAATACATGTAGGGAGCCTTCGCTACGTCTGTTATGGTATGCGGATGAGGTCAGGTTTTTGGACCGGACAATTGACGAAGACCCGAATGCTGTTCCATTGGAAGATATGATTGGTCGACTAGAAGACATGCGCCGCCGTATTGTTAGTCGGTGCAGAGGCTTACTTGAAGTTCATGAGAACACGAGACCTATACCACTCTATGACCATAATGGCGTGAAACAGCCCTGCGATCCTGCAAAACCCGATGGAGGCGACGTTGTATATCTACACAGGACATTTAAGGAGTTTCTAAGGAGGCTTGATACGCAGCAAAAGCTCGATAGCTATCTTACCACACCTTACGATTCTGGGCTAAGGATCTCAGCGGCATATGTATCCCTGGCCAAACTATGGATGAGATCAAAGGCACAAACCAAAGATGGGACTTATCCTTTCCAGATCTTTGTGATTTTAAGCCTGGATTATGCGGGGGACGCTTTGCCATCCTCACGGTCTGATGTTGTTCGATTACTGGATCATCTGCGGGAAAATTGTGCCAGTCTCTGCCAGTTTAAGTATAAGGACCACAGGTTCAGAGATCCGAAGGGTGAATGGCAGAGAAAATTGACTGAGATTGAAGTGAGCGATTACTGCTCTGATCCCAATCAAGAGTTCCTCTGCCTGGCGACTGTGATGTGTGCCGGGGAATATATCAGAGCAAAGGCAGACCGCAATGGTCTTGTCATGATTGCGAAGCGGAACCCAAGTCAGGAACATTTAAAGCTGCGTGCACTTTGGTGGAGAATACAGGGAAACCCCGAGCGACTCAATGTCTCCCTTCTTTCGCTTGTGCGCCTGACAGACACAAGGAGTGCATCAGTGATTAAATTGTTACTTGACCAAGGAGCAAAGCCAAACAAAATGATTAAGCAGATTGGATTCCGCAGATCAGCATGGGAAGAGCTACTTGCCGGTGCTATTGCACATATTGAGAGAAACTTAAAGGAAGTAGATAGCCAGGTGACAGAATGCGTGCATCTTATGCTGGAACGAGGAGCAAAGGTGACTGTCGGGACCGTGGAAACAGCAATTAAAATATCAAAGGAGTGTTCGGTGCCGCGATATTTGATATGGCTCACCATCAACCGCCACCAGAGACAAGCTAAGGTCCGCAGGAATGCGTCACTGGACATTGTGTATGCGCAACTTaaggtgatgaagaaggatcgGGAGGCCCCCTTCAGGATTACATAG
- a CDS encoding hypothetical protein (CAZy:AA7~EggNog:ENOG41) has translation MACDNVLNYEVVLAEGTVANVSQTSQPDLFRALKGGGNQFGIVTRFSLKTYKQTTQVWAGILTFSIDKASQVFNATQTFIARYDPLSHMYLSMGGGSNPQLSFINVYIFYNASSPPTGDANPFAAFYAAEPIADTTSTKSYSTLIALNNNGNTPQNRWLIGGHTFPNLLAPYGADMYLKQWQAFRDMANATAAGDQNLLFSMALVPVPAVAMRAGENVTGVQNMLGLEPDAGDAVWIDYTLAWLDTKDDRKMFGFVERISNAGDRLATSFAPGVASTNAIPGAVTAKEAEFYRTNPRYMNYALLDQPVQSSYGKKNERFLKRVQKRYDPNGLWRKNGGFLWD, from the coding sequence ATGGCTTGTGACAATGTTCTCAACTACGAAGTTGTCCTTGCGGAAGGGACCGTCGCCAACGTCAGTCAAACATCCCAACCCGACCTCTTTCGTGCACTCAAGGGCGGTGGGAACCAGTTCGGCATCGTGACGCGCTTCAGTCTCAAGACATACAAGCAAACGACACAGGTTTGGGCCGgtatcttgaccttctctaTCGACAAGGCCAGTCAAGTTTTCAACGCCACGCAGACCTTCATCGCTAGGTATGATCCTCTATCACACATGTACCTCAGCATGGGAGGGGGCTCCAACCCTCAACTGTCATTTATAAACGTCTATATCTTTTACAACGCCTCTTCACCACCGACCGGCGACGCAAATCCTTTTGCAGCCTTTTACGCAGCCGAACCAATTGCAGACACAACCTCCACAAAGAGCTACTCAACCCTGATAGCATTGAACAACAATGGCAACACGCCTCAGAACCGTTGGTTGATCGGTGGCCACACATTCCCTAACTTATTGGCGCCGTACGGCGCTGATATGTACCTGAAGCAATGGCAGGCCTTTCGAGACATGGCCAACGCCACAGCAGCCGGTGATCAGAACCTGCTCTTTTCCATGGCGTTGGTGCCAGTACCAGCAGTCGCGATGCGAGCTGGTGAGAACGTTACAGGGGTACAGAACATGCTTGGCCTTGAACCTGACGCTGGTGATGCCGTTTGGATCGACTACACGCTAGCCTGGCTGGATACCAAGGACGACAGAAAGATGTTCGGGTTTGTCGAGCGCATCAGCAATGCCGGAGATAGGTTAGCAACGTCCTTTGCGCCTGGAGTAGCCAGCACAAACGCCATCCCGGGTGCTGTAACAGCCAAGGAGGCAGAGTTTTACCGGACTAACCCGCGGTACATGAACTACGCGCTTCTGGACCAGCCTGTGCAGTCTAGTTACGGTAAGAAGAATGAGCGGTTCCTGAAGCGTGTGCAGAAGCGATATGACCCGAATGGTTTATGGAGAAAGAACGGTGGATTTTTGTGGGATTGA
- the PGK1 gene encoding phosphoglycerate kinase (EggNog:ENOG41~BUSCO:EOG09262F22), which produces MSLSNKLSITDVDVKGKRVLIRVDFNVPLDADKNITNNQRIVGALPTIKYALENGAKSVILMSHLGRPNGSPNEKYSLKPVVPELEKLLGKKVTFAPDCVGPEVEEIVNKAEDGAVILLENLRFHIEEEGSSKDKEGNKTKADKAQVEAFRKGLTALGDVYINDAFGTAHRAHSSMVGVDLPQKASGFLVKKELEYFAKALEEPKRPFLAILGGAKVSDKIQLIDNLLDKVNTLIICGGMAFTFKKTLEGVSIGNSLFDEAGSKTVGNLVEKAKAKGVKLVLPVDYITADKFDKDANTGYATDKDGIPDGWQGLDCGEESVKLYKEAIAEAQTILWNGPAGVFEFEKFASGTKATLDAVVDAVQKDGKIVIIGGGDTATVAKKYGVEDKLSHVSTGGGASLELLEGKELPGVTALSSK; this is translated from the exons ATGTCGCTGTCTAACAAGCTCTCCATCACTGACGTTGACGTCAAGGGCAAGAGAGTCCTCATTCGA GTCGACTTCAACGTCCCTCTCGACGCCGACAagaacatcaccaacaaccagCGAATTGTCGGTGCCCTCCCCACCATCAAGTACGCCCTCGAGAATGGCGCCAAGTCCGTCATCTTGATGTCCCACCTCGGCCGCCCCAACGGCTCCCCCAACGAGAAGTACTCCCTCAAGCCCGTTGTCcccgagctcgagaagcttctcggcAAGAAGGTCACCTTCGCCCCCGACTGTGTCGGTCCCGAGGTCGAGGAGATCGTCaacaaggctgaggatggcgctgtcatcctcctcgagaACCTCCGATTCCacattgaggaggagggctCTTCCAAGGATAAGGAGggcaacaagaccaaggccgaCAAGGCTCAGGTTGAGGCTTTCCGCAAGGGTCTGACTGCCCTTGGTGATGTCTACATCA ACGACGCTTTCGGCACTGCTCACCGTGCTCACTCCTCCATGGTCGGTGTCGACCTCCCCCAGAAGGCCTCCGGTTTcctcgtcaagaaggagctCGAGTACTTCGCCAAGGCTCTCGAGGAGCCCAAGCGTCCTTTCCTCGCCATCCTCGGTGGTGCCAAGGTCTCCGACAAGATCCAGCTCATTGACAACCTCCTTGACAAGGTCAACACCCTGATCATCTGCGGTGGTATGGCTTTCACCTTCAAGAAGACCCTCGAGGGTGTCTCTATCGGTAACTCCCTCTTCGACGAGGCTGGCTCCAAGACTGTTGGCAACCTcgttgagaaggccaaggccaagggcgtCAAGCTCGTCCTCCCCGTTGACTACATCACTGCCGACAAGTTCGACAAGGACGCCAACACTGGCTACGCTACCGACAAGGACGGCATCCCTGACGGCTGGCAAGGTCTTGACTGCGGCGAGGAGTCCGTCAAGCTCTACAAGGAGGCCATCGCCGAGGCCCAGACCATCCTCTGGAACGGTCCCGCCGGTGTCTTCGAGTTCGAGAAGTTCGCCAGCGGCACCAAGGCCACCCTCGACGCCGTCGTCGACGCTGTCCAGAAGGACGGCAAGATCGTTATCATCGGAGGTGGTGACACCGCCACCGTCGCCAAGAAGTACGGCGTTGAGGACAAGCTCAGCCACGTTTCcactggtggtggtgccagCTTGGAGCTCCTCGAGGGCAAGGAGCTGCCCGGTGTTACCGCTCTGTcgagtaagtaa
- a CDS encoding hypothetical protein (EggNog:ENOG41), whose amino-acid sequence MDHHTSFQDAMLTRLKRRITPEMYEDPDLKYSQYIPAIRKDLARSIASWDRARDTAPEDAEDAEESEDSRAFKALRELRSQPATNGRRWGSTVISQSYADETIFFSRTAEFLLRRVAETDPREFSQGIGEISPGWADSHSVLEFFNLTFDPWAIPSVDEVRDKLEELQLSSLWETPDRWYQLREILLGYTGPEYRYQEKIRLSAAAVAIKFLGQIPRQQRLCISNLILNEDRNSIISSECHVLGLIPFFRENSRLIVEHRLKLWRNILPKGVDLGCFHFTVDDQGLDLQGWDVTQTHQTRSSDIAKGVTNIIMHISKALTEGLPSSSYSLTIDGDPDLNHSTGFFSTIMKPYIVWLKANTDCVAQGLLLPPKHYNYPFDTRSSGKETTILRSNFTLDQPWNYDQIIEDGEYDIIGRSLESIMNCYSRFRPEIVDVSTDILDWMEIKRENFLREEIPKDATGETAA is encoded by the coding sequence ATGGATCATCATACCTCGTTCCAAGATGCCATGCTTACTCGACTAAAACGACGTATTACACCCGAGATGTACGAGGATCCTGATCTAAAATATTCGCAGTACATTCCCGCCATCAGAAAAGACCTAGCTAGGAGCATAGCCTCCTGGGACCGTGCCAGGGACACGGCCCCTGAGGATGCCGAGGATGCCGAGGAGTCGGAGGATTCCCGCGCATTTAAGGCCCTCCGAGAGTTGAGATCCCAGCCAGCTACCAACGGGAGAAGGTGGGGTTCCACGGTCATAAGCCAAAGTTACGCAGATGAgactattttcttttcacGCACCGCTGAATTTCTTCTACGGCGGGTGGCAGAGACGGACCCACGGGAGTTTTCACAAGGTATTGGGGAGATTTCACCCGGCTGGGCTGATTCACATTCTGTCTTGGAGTTCTTCAACCTGACCTTTGATCCATGGGCAATACCGTCGGTGGATGAAGTCAGAGACAAGTTGGAAGAGCTACAGTTAAGCTCTCTATGGGAGACGCCAGACAGGTGGTATCAATTGAGGGAGATACTACTTGGGTATACTGGTCCCGAGTACCGATACCAAGAGAAGATTCGGCTCTCTGCTGCCGCTGTTGCCATTAAGTTCCTGGGTCAAATCCCTCGGCAACAGAGACTCTGCATATCAAACCTCATTTTAAATGAGGATAGGAATTCTATCATCAGTTCTGAGTGCCATGTCCTTGGTTTAATCCCATTCTTCCGAGAGAACTCAAGGCTGATAGTTGAACACCGGCTTAAGCTATGGCGAAACATCCTCCCCAAAGGCGTCGACCTGGGGTGCTTCCACTTCACTGTAGATGACCAAGGTCTTGACCTTCAGGGATGGGACGTTACTCAAACACATCAAACCCGGTCCTCTGACATCGCCAAAGGtgtcaccaacatcatcatgcatATCTCGAAAGCCTTGACAGAAGGCCTGCCTTCAAGCTCTTACTCTCTCACCATTGACGGCGATCCTGATTTGAACCATTCAACTGGATTCTTTTCCACAATCATGAAGCCTTATATCGTCTGGCTGAAGGCCAATACGGACTGTGTCGCCCAAGGTCTTCTTTTGCCACCGAAACATTACAACTATCCATTTGACACCAGAAGCTCAGGCAAAGAGACGACGATCTTGCGGTCGAACTTCACTCTTGACCAGCCCTGGAATTACGACCAGATAATCGAAGATGGCGAATACGACATCATTGGCAGGTCATTGGAGTCAATTATGAATTGCTACAGCAGATTTAGACCTGAAATCGTCGACGTTTCCACTGATATACTCGACTGGATGGAGATCAAGAGAGAGAACTTCCTTAGAGAAGAGATACCAAAGGACGCGACCGGAGAGACCGCGGCTTAA
- a CDS encoding hypothetical protein (EggNog:ENOG41) translates to MDSAKPQCGGSGTSEDYPLALHVGGLCAGFPVAAKRIKWLKMPPKVFFACKHFGTGVLIATAFVHLLPTAFGSLTDPCLPDLFTEIYPAMPGVIMMAAMFLLFMVELYLNAKTGGHSHGGPTGTTVTVVQPPPPRPQRPFPETANFNHSHTRNDSNVSDDYDDVEYEKAMARELYEKENKPHAYSYEQDSNSSMPAWFVVFYEQYVRQRSEMMDMIKSTQYSNQAVIDDKPSPEVSQSFFDEEGQTIDQATYKRMSMNITLLEGGILFHSVFVGMTIAMTTDGLVVLLTAIMFHQMFEGLGLGARIAAVPYPRGSFRPWLLVLAFGSTAPIGQAIGIASRNSYDPESALGLIMVGVFNSISSGLLIYAALVNLLVEDFLSEEAQHLMKKKDKIAALCWIGLGAFGMSVVGAFA, encoded by the exons ATGGATTCTGCAAAGCCTCAATGTGGTGGTTCGGGGACGAGTGAGGATTATCCTCTTGCCCTGCATGTCGGAGGTCTTT GCGCTGGTTTCCCCGTCGCTGCCAAGAGAATAAAGTGGCTCAAGATGCCTCCCAAGGTCTTCTTTGCTTGCAAGCATTTCGGTACTGGAGTTTTGATCGCTACTGCTTTCGTTCAT TTGCTCCCTACAGCTTTCGGCAGTCTCACTGATCCTTGTCTTCCCGACCTCTTCACCGAAATCTACCCCGCCATGCCCGGTGTCATCATGATGGCCGCCatgttcctcctcttcatggTCGAGCTCTACCTCAACGCAAAGACAGGCGGCCACTCTCACGGCGGTCCAACCGGCACTACAGTCACCGTCGtccagcctcctcctcctcgacctcAGCGCCCGTTCCCCGAGACCGCCAACTTCAACCATTCTCACACTCGCAACGACTCTAACGTTTCTGACGACTACGACGATGTTGAATATGAGAAAGCCATGGCTCGCGAGCTGTacgagaaggagaacaagCCTCATGCCTACTCTTACGAGCAGGACAGCAACTCTTCCATGCCTGCTTGGTTCGTCGTCTTCTACGAGCAATACGTTCGACAGCGCTCTGAGATGATGGACATGATCAAGTCAACTCAATACTCCAACCAAGCCGTCATCGATGACAAGCCTAGTCCCGAAGTCAGCCAGTCCTTCTTTGATGAGGAGGGTCAGACAATTGATCAGGCTACCTACAAGCGCATGTCGATGAACATCACCCTTCTCGAGGGAGGTATCCTCTTCCACTCTGTCTTCGTCGGAATGACAATCGCCATGACGACTGACGGTCTCGTCGTACTTCTCACTGCCATCATGTTCCATCAGATGTTTGagggtctcggtctcggagCTCGTATCGCTGCTGTGCCCTATCCCCGCGGAAGCTTCCGACCTTGGCTTCTTGTCCTGGCTTTCGGTTCTACTGCACCCATCGGTCAGGCTATCGGAATCGCCAGCCGAAACTCTTACGACCCCGAGAGTGCACTCGGTTTAATCATGGTTGGAGTCTTCAACTCTAT CTCTTCTGGTCTTCTCATCTACGCTGCTCTGGTCAACCTCCTAGTTGAGGACTTCCTTTCCGAGGAAGCCCAGCAcctcatgaagaagaaggacaagatcgCCGCTCTCTGCTGGATCGGCCTCGGCG CCTTTGGAATGTCTGTTGTCGGTGCTTTCGCTTAG
- a CDS encoding hypothetical protein (EggNog:ENOG41), whose translation MAFIARLTARFNSYYDERPLMTMMVTNAILGGVADTVAQSITAIRERAIRQPGGLKKNDGIAIEIHELDRKNPFYDRDLIPDSVGLPPPFDFERLTRFMAYGFCMAPVQFKWFRFLERVFPVTKTSAFVPAMKRVAFDQLIFAPFGLAVFYTTMTIAEGGGRRAVSNKLRDMYIPTLKANYVVWPAVQIVNFRLMPVQFQLPFVSTIGIAWTAYLSLTNSASD comes from the exons ATGGCCTTCATCGCACGACTTACAGCTCGATTCAACTCGTACTATGACGAGCGACCAC TCATGACCATGATGGTCACCAACGCCATCCTCGGAGGCGTCGCCGACACAGTCGCCCAATCCATCACTGCCATTCGCGAACGAGCTATCCGTCAGCCAGGCGGTCTTAAGAAGAACGACGGCATCGCTATTGAGATCCACGAGCTCGACCGCAAGAACCCCTTCTACGATCGCGACCTGATCCCCGACTCGGTCGGCCTTCCTCCACCTTTCGACTTTGAACGTCTCACGCGCTTCATGGCGTACGGTTTCTGCATGGCTCCCGTGCAGTTCAAGTGGTTCCGCTTCCTCGAGCGAGTCTTCCCCGTCACCAAGACCAGCGCTTTCGTCCCCGCCATGAAGCGCGTTGCCTTCGACCAGCTTATCTTTGCACCATTCGGTCTGGCTGTGTTCTACACGACCATGACTATTGCTGAGGGTGGTGGCCGTCGCGCCGTTTCTAACAAGCTTCGGGATATGTACATTCCAACTCTCAAGGCCAACTATGTTGTCTGGCCTGCTGTGCAGATTGTCAACTTCCGTTTGATGCCCGTTCAGTTCCAACTG CCATTTGTATCAACAATTGGTATTGCCTGGACAGCATACCTGTCCTTGACAAACTCAGCCTCTGACTAA
- the SEM1 gene encoding 26S proteasome complex subunit (EggNog:ENOG41), which translates to MASTDPKTTDDKPAEQKPEQKPAALGEDDEFEDFPVDDWPEDQTEAAKGSGETKHLWEESWDDDDTSDDFSQQLREELKKVEAAKRR; encoded by the exons ATGGCATCCACAGATCCCAAGACCACAGACGACAAGCCCGCTGAGCAGAAGCCAGAGCAGAAGCCCGCCGCTCTcggcgaggacgacgagTTCGAGGACTTTCCCGTCGACG ACTGGCCAGAGGATCAGACCGAGGCTGCAAAAGGCAGCGGCGAGACAAAGCATCTCTGGGAAGAGAGctgggatgacgatgacacGAGCGACGACTTCTCGCAACAACTTCG GGAGGAATTGAAGAAGGTCGAGGCTGCTAAACGCCGATAG
- a CDS encoding hypothetical protein (EggNog:ENOG41), with translation MASGNFFKAALDKGAGPSLGYWQMMPSTNISRMLAQTPGCDWVLIDCEHGDLDDRDMRQCVPAVAAAGASPIVRIPSTEPWLIKRALDAGAHGILVPLLQTAQEARNIVKAAKFPPMGNRGFGSPFSMDRFKPIPTSDEYLQQANDSLLTLVQIETKSALENLEDIAAVEGIDVLFIGPFDLGNSIGYPILNGVVKPELKAAIHRILEVCRKAGKKCGIYSPSGEQARGYIEAGFDMVHVGTDYAMLQQATRTEMGTAQGKDLGKRVGY, from the exons ATGGCTTCAGGCAATTTCTTCAAGGCGGCGCTTGACAAAGGCGCAGGGCCGAGCCTTGGGTATTGGCAGATGATGCCCAGCACCAACATCTCACGCATGCTCGCGCAGACGCCCGGCTGCGACTGGGTACTGATTGATTGTGAACACGGTGATCTTGATG ATCGAGATATGCGCCAGTGCGTCCCAGCCGTTGCAGCAGCTGGCGCATCGCCGATTGTGCGGATCCCGAGCACAGAGCCATGGCTCATTAAGC GGGCACTGGATGCTGGTGCGCATGGA ATTCTCGTTCCTCTCCTACAAACGGCCCAAGAGGCTCGCAATATCGTAAAGGCGGCGAAATTTCCTCCCATGGGAAACCGTGGCTTCGGAAGCCCGTTCTCCATGGATCGCTTCAAGCCCATCCCTACATCGGATGAGTATCTCCAACAGGCCAACGACAGTCTCCTTACCCTCGTTCAAATCGAGACAAAGTCTGCTTTGGAAAACCTCGAAGACATTGCGGCCGTTGAAGGCATCGACGTTTTATTCATTGGTCCTTTCGATCTTG GTAATAGCATTGGATATCCGATCCTCAACGGAGTTGTGAAACCAGAGCTCAAGGCTGCCATCCACCGCATTCTGGAAGTTTGCCGTAAGGCTGGGAAGAAATGCGGTATCTATTCGCCATCTGGAGAGCAGGCGAGGGGATATATCGAGGCTGGGTTTGATATGGTTCATGTTGGGACGGACTACGCGATGCTCCAACAGGCTACGAGAACTGAGATGGGTACAGCTCAAGGGAAGGACTTGGGAAAGCGCGTGGGTTATTAG